One window of the Rhipicephalus sanguineus isolate Rsan-2018 chromosome 2, BIME_Rsan_1.4, whole genome shotgun sequence genome contains the following:
- the LOC119382649 gene encoding mastermind-like protein 3, which translates to MRGDVLPPKRQAVVDRLRRRIELYRRHHNATLPRYEQAANAVYEEQRQETLLLKQRYLESKAKKSKKSEHKSLKDSSGAAATSSADSHKNILQKSNKRPAVNIEASHDPAADTGPSDDKDHRHSKMARTSSSASDKHVLQQQKQMSLDSQQMQIPGFECIKQQSVAPKSPGSAGTSHDSSILLCNVKKECDSLGYCGQTNDCAHSQEATTSAAAVQDESADTGEKFLDAFPNLGLPEDSSEVWVDNPEILRHLIDDITNPSDLMTDFNFSYGMEGIKDTESLEAVKSEGIGNVSLNEKKGRQQHAGFSGSESFIATSQASQVLVSPYEQRSSAAIDSMAANAPCLPQQSFSPSNTRANQFSASNMGSLDFKLSEPSPAAQTLKQMAEQHQQHKQGHDKHSLGLGVPRQNFSPGDNFDVSLAASRSAIFSSADNSLNSSKVMQTSTMFPNVGFGNQALTTTIQSNFRADNAARAGNALTGVAFGKLNGAQSPYAVSSNPLDAARCQTVSQMPVQEQQRCSPKGVQYTNSTDEKTAFVNNFKASLAKFNEVNSAPSPPLVKSPSQFPKQISSPMSSQTSMMMGPSGHSTIQANAMQPQGMKDTKDISPLNISSNPSYADALAFSSGNARGMNRSSIGPAAHFQAQQQAQQQQQAQMQQHRDKPGFSQIQFMEANQLTRPPSSSPTDVKSFRLHYSQNKSSIVPQHHLQHYTARVQNPMGLQGLPQQGPLRVARPSVPVASNQLPSHPQQYVQRMAARQPTSMSSVPFQNPGSLGFGTSRMPLPVRASSPQQMSGPIRHSLSAASVTVAQKPSYTNATMTPQLSADFAASQREWQCAMGQAMQQQQQPQQRVCFQTQTSQAQSRVVFSTAQPGSAPRPPPFQPPQLSMQPQQATTSTLPPLPQLQIPPRSTAPQTSTFSPSFSSSISDFNLEFLESIENSDSDLLNFDPVNSNFGILDDVLGGK; encoded by the exons ATGAGGGGCGACGTGCTGCCGCCCAAGCGGCAGGCTGTCGTCGACCGGTTGCGGCGACGAATCGAACTGTACCGCCGACACCACAACGCCACACTCCCGCGCTACGAGCAGGCCGCCAATGCTGTCTACGAAGAGCAGCGACAGGAAACGCTGTTGCTGAAGCAGCGCTACTTGGAATCCAAGGCGAAAAAATCGAAGAAGAGCGAACACAAGTCGTTGAAGGACTCGTCCGGAGCGGCAGCTACATCGTCCGCAGATTCGCACAAGAACATCCTACAG AAGTCCAACAAAAGGCCGGCTGTGAATATCGAAGCATCCCACGATCCAGCTGCTGATACAGGGCCGTCAGATGACAAGGACCACCGGCATAGCAAGATGGCTCGCACAAGCAGCTCTGCTTCGGATAAGCATGTGCTCCAGCAACAGAAGCAGATGAGCTTGGACTCTCAGCAGATGCAGATTCCTGGCTTTGAATGCATCAAACAGCAATCCGTTGCACCCAAATCTCCAGGGTCAGCAGGGACCAGCCACGACTCATCTATTCTGCTATGTAATGTGAAGAAAGAATGTGATAGCCTTGGGTATTGCGGccaaacgaacgactgtgcacaTTCACAAGAAGCCACTACTTCAGCAGCAGCAGTTCAGGATGAGAGTGCAGATACTGGAGAAAAGTTTCTTGATGCATTTCCGAATCTGGGCCTGCCAGAAGATTCCTCCGAAGTTTGGGTAGACAACCCTGAGATTCTGCGGCATCTCATTGATGACATAACAAATCCGTCAGATCTGATGACTGATTTCAATTTCAGCTACGGTATGGAAGGTATAAAAGATACCGAAAGCTTAGAAGCAGTCAAAAGTGAAGGTATAGGCAACGTTTCTTTAAATGAGAAGAAGGGCAGGCAGCAACATGCAGGATTTAGTGGCAGTGAGTCATTCATAGCCACAAGTCAAGCATCGCAGGTGCTGGTTTCACCATACGAGCAGCGGTCTTCAGCTGCCATCGACAGCATGGCTGCGAATGCTCCGTGTTTGCCTCAGCAGAGCTTTTCCCCAAGCAACACTCGTGCTAACCAGTTTTCAGCATCGAATATGGGCAGCCTGGACTTCAAGCTTTCGGAACCAAGCCCTGCAGCTCAAACATTGAAACAAATGGCAGAGCAGCACCAGCAGCACAAGCAAGGTCATGACAAGCACTCACTTGGCCTGGGCGTTCCTCGGCAAAACTTTTCCCCCGGGGACAATTTTGATGTTTCTCTAGCAGCATCACGCAGTGCGATCTTTAGCAGTGCAGATAACTCTCTTAATTCTTCCAAGGTTATGCAGACATCAACCATGTTTCCTAATGTTGGCTTTGGAAACCAAGCATTGACGACGACAATTCAGTCCAATTTTCGTGCCGACAATGCAGCCAGGGCCGGGAATGCCTTGACAGGTGTTGCTTTTGGAAAACTTAACGGTGCTCAGAGCCCCTATGCGGTATCCAGTAACCCTCTTGATGCAGCAAGATGCCAAACTGTCTCTCAAATGCCAGTGCAAGAACAGCAGAGGTGTTCGCCTAAAGGAGTGCAGTATACCAACAGCACCGATGAGAAGACGGCGTTTGTCAACAACTTCAAGGCAAGCTTGGCCAAGTTCAATGAAGTCAACAGTGCACCATCACCTCCCCTTGTTAAAAGCCCATCACAATTTCCAAAACAAATATCATCTCCCATGTCTTCACAAACCTCCATGATGATGGGTCCATCTGGCCATAGTACAATTCAA GCAAATGCAATGCAGCCACAAGGCATGAAGGACACAAAAGACATCTCACCACTGAATATATCATCAAATCCATCGTACGCAGATGCGCTAGCATTTTCAAGCGGCAATGCAAGAGGCATGAACCGGAGCAGTATTGGACCCGCTGCACACTTCCAGGCACAGCAACAAGcgcagcaacagcaacaagcaCAAATGCAGCAGCACAGGGATAAGCCAGGCTTCTCACAAATTCAGTTCATGGAGGCCAACCAGCTCACCAGGCCTCCGTCTTCGTCGCCAACGGACGTAAAAAGCTTCCGCCTTCATTACAGCCAAAACAAAAGCTCAATCGTTCCACAACACCACTTGCAACACTACACAGCTCGGGTCCAAAATCCGATGGGCTTGCAGGGACTGCCACAACAGGGACCACTGCGCGTGGCTCGGCCCTCCGTGCCAGTCGCCAGCAACCAACTTCCTTCACATCCTCAACAATACGTGCAACGCATGGCAGCCAGGCAGCCCACCAGCATGAGCTCTGTCCCATTCCAAAATCCTGGCTCACTCGGCTTTGGCACCTCTAGAATGCCCTTGCCCGTGAGAGCTTCGTCTCCGCAGCAGATGTCGGGGCCCATCAGGCATTCGTTGTCAGCAGCCTCTGTCACTGTGGCCCAGAAACCCTCGTACACAAATGCCACGATGACGCCACAACTCTCGGCAGACTTCGCTGCTTCACAGCGTGAGTGGCAATGTGCAATGGGCCAggcaatgcagcagcagcagcagcctcagcAGAGGGTGTGCTTCCAGACACAAACGTCGCAGGCGCAGAGCAGGGTTGTCTTCAGCACAGCACAGCCAGGATCGGCTCCTCGACCCCCGCCATTCCAGCCACCACAGCTGAGTATGCAGCCACAGCAAGCCACGACATCAACACTGCCACCACTGCCTCAGTTGCAGATTCCACCACGCAGCACAGCACCACAGACGAGCACCTTCTCACCCTCATTCTCATCAAGCATTTCAGACTTTAATCTCGAGTTTCTCGAGAGCATCGAGAACAGCGATTCGGACCTTCTGAACTTTGACCCTGTCAACTCGAACTTCGGAATACTCGATGATGTGCTCGGAGGCAAGTGA